One genomic region from Strix uralensis isolate ZFMK-TIS-50842 chromosome 5, bStrUra1, whole genome shotgun sequence encodes:
- the NINJ2 gene encoding ninjurin-2 isoform X2, translated as MNPQLRINGPMNINHYATKKSVAESMLDVALFMANVTQLKAVLEQGTSFQYYTTLIVLISISLFFQVMIGILLIITARLNLNDVAKQPRLNILNNAATALIFITVILNIFITAFGVQKTGLYPTRNFRPY; from the exons ATGAATCCTCAGCTCCGGATTAACGGGCCGATGAACATCAACCACTACGCAACGAAGAAGAGCGTGGCAGAGAGCATGCTGGATGTGGCGTTGTTCATGGCGAACGTCACGCAGCTCAAagcagtgctggagcaggggacTTCCTTCCAGTACTACACCACCCTCATCGTGCTCATCAgcatctctctcttcttccaggtGATGATCGGGATTCTCCTCATCATCACTG CTCGTTTGAACCTGAATGATGTTGCAAAGCAACCCCGCCTGAATATACTCAACAACGCTGCCACAGCTCTCATCTTCATCACGGTCATCCTCAACATCTTCATCACAGCCTTTGGGGTGCAGAAGACTGGCCTCTACCCTACCAGGAATTTTCGACCTTATTAA
- the NINJ2 gene encoding ninjurin-2 isoform X1 — translation MALEGESINLQGMNPQLRINGPMNINHYATKKSVAESMLDVALFMANVTQLKAVLEQGTSFQYYTTLIVLISISLFFQVMIGILLIITARLNLNDVAKQPRLNILNNAATALIFITVILNIFITAFGVQKTGLYPTRNFRPY, via the exons GGCATGAATCCTCAGCTCCGGATTAACGGGCCGATGAACATCAACCACTACGCAACGAAGAAGAGCGTGGCAGAGAGCATGCTGGATGTGGCGTTGTTCATGGCGAACGTCACGCAGCTCAAagcagtgctggagcaggggacTTCCTTCCAGTACTACACCACCCTCATCGTGCTCATCAgcatctctctcttcttccaggtGATGATCGGGATTCTCCTCATCATCACTG CTCGTTTGAACCTGAATGATGTTGCAAAGCAACCCCGCCTGAATATACTCAACAACGCTGCCACAGCTCTCATCTTCATCACGGTCATCCTCAACATCTTCATCACAGCCTTTGGGGTGCAGAAGACTGGCCTCTACCCTACCAGGAATTTTCGACCTTATTAA